A genomic segment from Thermodesulfobacteriota bacterium encodes:
- a CDS encoding HigA family addiction module antitoxin, giving the protein MKKLDPITPGELLLEEFLKPMGLSQYRLAKEIDVPAQRISEIVSNKRSISADTDLRLCRFFGLSNGYWLRAQAAYDTEVAERTIGPLLNKIRPWSESLAQQH; this is encoded by the coding sequence ATGAAAAAACTTGATCCCATCACGCCAGGCGAACTTTTGTTGGAAGAATTTCTTAAGCCTATGGGGCTTAGCCAGTATCGCTTAGCCAAGGAAATTGATGTTCCCGCCCAGCGTATCAGTGAGATCGTTTCAAATAAACGTTCAATCTCGGCTGATACTGATTTGCGCTTGTGCCGATTCTTCGGTCTGTCGAACGGTTATTGGTTACGTGCCCAGGCTGCCTACGATACGGAAGTCGCTGAACGCACTATTGGCCCTTTGCTCAATAAAATCAGGCCCTGGTCTGAATCCCTCGCCCAACAGCATTGA
- a CDS encoding sodium ion-translocating decarboxylase subunit beta, with amino-acid sequence MLDLALNFLSNTGFALADYRHLIMLVVSCFFIYLGAVKGYEPLLLIPIGLGVVIGNIPFFKGFGIGIYENNSVLHYLYFGVTSGIYPSIIFLGLGAMTDFSSMLSQPKLMMLGAAAQVGVFFTMLAALGLGFTPQEAASIGIIGGADGPTSIFLTAKLAPHLIGPIAIAGYSYMALIPVIQPPIMRLLTSRKERLIRMPELRDVSRNERMIFPVIAIMLCCFLAPASIPLLGPFFFGNFLKECGQAERLAQSARTVIMDAATIFLGMTVGASTQGDVFLTPKSIGIFLLGAVAFSVATASGVLFAKIMNLFMKEKINPLLGAAGVSAVPGSAREVHLVGRHEDPHNYLLMHAMACNASGVIGSAIAAGVLWSFMIGK; translated from the coding sequence ATGCTTGATCTGGCACTGAATTTTTTGAGCAACACCGGTTTCGCGCTGGCCGATTACCGCCACCTGATCATGCTGGTGGTCTCCTGCTTTTTTATTTATCTGGGGGCGGTAAAAGGATACGAACCGCTGCTGCTGATTCCGATCGGACTGGGTGTGGTGATCGGCAATATCCCTTTTTTCAAGGGATTCGGGATCGGCATCTATGAGAACAACAGTGTCCTGCACTACCTCTATTTCGGGGTTACGTCGGGTATTTATCCCTCCATTATTTTTCTTGGCCTGGGCGCCATGACCGACTTTTCCTCCATGCTGTCCCAGCCGAAGTTGATGATGCTGGGCGCGGCCGCCCAGGTGGGCGTTTTCTTTACGATGCTGGCGGCCCTCGGCCTCGGATTTACCCCGCAGGAAGCCGCCTCCATCGGCATCATCGGCGGCGCCGACGGCCCCACCTCCATCTTCCTGACGGCCAAGCTGGCCCCGCACCTGATCGGGCCCATCGCCATCGCCGGCTATTCCTACATGGCCCTGATACCGGTCATTCAGCCGCCCATCATGCGGCTGCTCACGTCCCGCAAGGAGCGACTCATCCGTATGCCCGAGTTGCGGGACGTATCCAGAAACGAGCGCATGATTTTTCCCGTCATCGCCATCATGCTCTGCTGTTTTCTGGCGCCGGCCTCCATCCCCCTGCTGGGTCCCTTCTTTTTCGGCAATTTTCTCAAGGAATGCGGTCAGGCGGAGCGCCTGGCCCAGAGCGCCCGGACGGTCATCATGGACGCCGCCACCATCTTCCTGGGCATGACGGTGGGCGCCAGCACCCAGGGAGATGTCTTCCTGACGCCGAAATCCATCGGCATTTTTCTCCTGGGCGCGGTGGCCTTTTCCGTGGCCACGGCTTCCGGGGTCCTGTTCGCCAAGATCATGAACCTGTTCATGAAGGAAAAAATCAACCCTCTGCTCGGAGCGGCCGGGGTATCCGCCGTGCCCGGATCAGCCCGCGAGGTTCATCTGGTCGGGCGGCACGAGGATCCCCACAATTATCTGCTGATGCATGCCATGGCCTGCAACGCCTCCGGCGTCATCGGTTCGGCCATTGCCGCCGGTGTGCTGTGGAGTTTTATGATCGGCAAATGA
- a CDS encoding radical SAM protein — protein sequence MKILFIYPNAGSQLGFNYGLAHMSAVLKQAGHEVKLLHLAEELAPLPDEAQLRNLVSAYDPGIIGFSVVTNQWHLAEQTAAWIRKQISVPMVCGGIHATVAPEQVLGSGLFDYVLAGECDTAFLELVDTIAKGGDPSGIRNLGFLKDGAVHLNPVRPFPDLASLPMKDYTIFDFQKLIDEKNGWVGLMASRGCPFQCTYCFNHIIVKKYRADLDCGFSKLNYIRHFPVSAMIAEIRYLLEHYTGINMFIFDDDLFTFDADYLAEFCAEYRKICRIPFVVNAHVHFFDPRRARSLADAGCRIVKFGLESGSPRVRKEIMRRHTSNKDIAAAIQYAKDEGMHTSCFVMIGLPGETAENVMETIRLLAEAKPGRFRWTFFYPYPGTEAYAISERGGYIDFDKKESLVNFTDATCLDFGPEQNLFLQKVGRVMPWFVNAWSDLDCADVYRQKVDELLALDETSWKAVGDTLTAEDKRLSQEMVQSGKTHYAIKYNRFMGVISDYFLGEEKQPRP from the coding sequence GTGAAGATACTTTTTATTTACCCCAATGCCGGCTCCCAGCTGGGATTCAACTACGGCCTGGCCCACATGAGCGCCGTCCTCAAGCAGGCCGGCCACGAGGTCAAGCTCCTCCATCTGGCCGAGGAACTGGCACCGCTGCCGGATGAAGCCCAACTGCGGAACCTGGTCAGCGCATACGACCCCGGGATCATCGGTTTTTCCGTGGTGACCAATCAGTGGCACCTGGCCGAGCAGACCGCCGCCTGGATCCGAAAACAGATTTCCGTTCCCATGGTCTGCGGCGGTATTCACGCCACGGTGGCGCCGGAGCAGGTGCTGGGTTCGGGCCTGTTTGATTATGTCCTGGCCGGAGAGTGCGATACCGCTTTTCTCGAACTCGTCGACACCATCGCCAAGGGTGGTGACCCGTCCGGCATCCGCAACCTGGGTTTTTTAAAGGACGGCGCGGTTCACCTGAACCCGGTCCGTCCCTTTCCCGACCTGGCTTCCCTGCCCATGAAAGATTACACCATTTTCGACTTCCAGAAGCTGATCGACGAAAAGAACGGCTGGGTCGGACTCATGGCCTCCCGGGGATGCCCCTTTCAGTGCACCTACTGCTTCAACCATATCATCGTCAAGAAGTACCGGGCCGACCTGGACTGCGGTTTTTCCAAACTAAACTACATCCGGCATTTTCCTGTCAGCGCCATGATCGCGGAAATCCGGTACCTGCTTGAACATTACACCGGCATCAACATGTTCATTTTTGACGACGACCTGTTTACCTTTGACGCGGACTACCTGGCGGAATTCTGCGCGGAATACCGCAAGATTTGCCGGATTCCGTTTGTGGTCAACGCCCACGTTCACTTCTTCGACCCCAGGCGGGCAAGGTCACTGGCGGACGCCGGATGCCGGATCGTCAAGTTCGGCCTGGAGAGTGGAAGTCCGCGCGTGCGCAAAGAGATCATGCGCCGGCACACCAGCAACAAAGACATTGCCGCGGCCATTCAATACGCCAAAGACGAAGGGATGCACACCTCCTGTTTTGTCATGATCGGGCTTCCCGGGGAAACAGCCGAAAATGTCATGGAGACGATCCGGCTGCTGGCCGAGGCTAAACCCGGCCGGTTCCGGTGGACCTTCTTCTACCCTTATCCCGGCACGGAAGCCTATGCCATCAGCGAACGGGGCGGTTACATCGATTTTGATAAAAAAGAAAGTCTGGTCAATTTCACGGACGCCACCTGCCTTGATTTCGGCCCGGAGCAGAACCTGTTTCTGCAGAAGGTCGGCCGGGTCATGCCCTGGTTCGTCAACGCCTGGTCGGATCTGGACTGCGCGGATGTTTACCGCCAAAAGGTCGACGAGTTGCTGGCGTTAGACGAAACTTCCTGGAAGGCGGTCGGAGACACGCTGACGGCTGAGGATAAACGCCTTTCGCAAGAGATGGTTCAATCAGGCAAGACCCATTACGCCATCAAGTATAACCGGTTCATGGGCGTCATCTCCGACTATTTTCTGGGAGAAGAAAAGCAGCCGAGACCATAA
- a CDS encoding glycosyltransferase family 9 protein has protein sequence MDACLYRDRYEQSCIDLLCEMATAFDPGSGLNARATSALFDIVVEGLCDEFEDMQTEIYDRVMCQIVSFCRKTARGKKLDETLDGFGLTSLESLLGRAAGLRKSFPLKEEIAEPEKIMFLSRVTFGADIAITSVLMQRFAQLFPGAELVLLGSAKLNGIFGGLKNLRIRELSYPRRGGLIQRFSAWFSALAAVEEETGGLGGRFLVIDPDSRLSQLGILPVADAGNYFFFNSRHNGNSTHRQSMSELANEWANRVLPESGFCHPGVWIDGPSTTAAGDMLGRLRRTAGHIVTVNLGVGGNSRKRLDDDFEFDLLASLLSEKGTAVILDCGAEAEEKERAGRLLTALGEKGFPTAHADMSRPADLTEPGIVSIVCGIGEIAALISGSDEFIGYDSACQHIAAAAGIPSCTVFAGSNNPRFVRRWQARGKAVSRVIHVDNLSRDRMFDNADIIARIHDARNRA, from the coding sequence ATGGATGCCTGCCTATATCGCGACCGGTATGAACAGTCCTGCATCGATCTGTTGTGCGAAATGGCCACGGCCTTTGACCCGGGCAGCGGCCTGAACGCCAGGGCCACGTCGGCCCTGTTCGATATCGTCGTCGAAGGCTTGTGCGATGAGTTCGAGGATATGCAGACGGAAATTTACGACCGGGTCATGTGCCAGATCGTCTCGTTCTGCCGGAAGACGGCCCGCGGGAAGAAACTGGACGAAACCCTGGACGGTTTCGGCCTGACTTCCCTGGAAAGCCTGCTCGGCCGGGCCGCCGGGCTGCGCAAATCTTTCCCCCTGAAGGAAGAAATAGCGGAACCGGAAAAAATAATGTTTCTTTCCCGGGTGACCTTTGGCGCGGATATCGCCATTACCAGCGTGCTGATGCAGCGGTTCGCGCAACTATTCCCCGGGGCGGAGCTGGTATTGCTCGGCAGCGCCAAGCTGAACGGAATCTTCGGCGGGCTGAAGAACCTGAGAATCCGAGAGCTTTCCTATCCCCGGCGGGGCGGTCTGATCCAGCGGTTTTCAGCCTGGTTCTCGGCCCTGGCGGCCGTGGAGGAGGAGACCGGGGGCCTGGGCGGCCGGTTTTTGGTGATCGATCCGGATTCGCGGCTTTCCCAGCTGGGCATTCTGCCCGTGGCCGACGCCGGTAACTATTTTTTCTTCAACAGCCGGCATAACGGCAACAGCACCCACCGCCAGTCCATGTCCGAACTGGCTAACGAGTGGGCCAACCGGGTTCTGCCGGAATCGGGTTTCTGTCATCCCGGGGTGTGGATCGATGGGCCGTCGACAACTGCGGCCGGTGATATGCTGGGCCGCCTGCGGCGCACCGCCGGGCATATCGTCACCGTCAACCTCGGCGTGGGGGGGAATTCCCGGAAACGCCTGGATGACGATTTCGAATTCGATCTGCTGGCTTCCCTTCTTTCCGAAAAAGGCACCGCCGTTATTCTGGACTGCGGGGCGGAAGCCGAAGAAAAGGAACGCGCCGGCCGGCTTCTGACAGCGCTCGGGGAAAAGGGCTTTCCGACCGCCCACGCGGACATGAGCCGCCCGGCGGATTTGACGGAACCGGGAATCGTCAGCATTGTCTGCGGCATCGGGGAGATCGCGGCCCTGATTTCCGGCAGCGATGAATTCATCGGGTATGACTCCGCCTGCCAGCACATCGCGGCGGCCGCGGGAATCCCGTCCTGCACCGTGTTTGCCGGTTCCAATAACCCCCGCTTTGTCCGGCGGTGGCAGGCCAGGGGAAAAGCCGTCAGCCGCGTCATTCATGTGGATAATCTGAGCCGGGATCGGATGTTCGACAATGCCGATATCATCGCCCGCATCCATGACGCCAGGAACCGGGCGTGA
- a CDS encoding sulfotransferase, with translation MEEKVFVISLHRTMTRSVDAYLSILGYRTIHYPKYIRGVNIEENFRGIEHLQDSVLSLLAPVIEEYDALSDIPFPVLYKRLAERWVNSRFILVHRDPPGWVKSVRNHLKDRALAPFDKIQYGPYLGFDVSRLKDVSDQQMEEMYLRHTREAERFFSETGEKNRLCVIRDTKNAAAMISDFLGKPVFDMPWITGGNKGTAEIPSLQYWKQFCPEKADPCYYLAKIYYEQGDYRRARGECEKAIELDPYYHKPRKLLSKINKKKKFLWIFRLKRSILSGHAG, from the coding sequence ATGGAAGAAAAGGTCTTTGTCATTTCCCTGCACCGGACCATGACCCGGAGCGTGGATGCCTACCTGTCGATTCTGGGATACCGGACGATTCATTACCCGAAATATATCCGGGGGGTGAATATAGAGGAGAACTTCCGGGGGATAGAGCATCTGCAGGACAGCGTGCTGTCCCTGCTGGCGCCGGTCATTGAAGAATATGATGCCTTAAGCGATATCCCGTTTCCCGTTTTATATAAACGCCTGGCGGAGCGGTGGGTCAACAGCCGATTCATCCTGGTTCACCGCGATCCGCCCGGGTGGGTGAAAAGCGTCAGGAATCACCTGAAAGACAGGGCGCTTGCCCCGTTTGATAAAATACAGTACGGGCCTTATCTGGGGTTTGACGTCAGCCGCCTGAAAGATGTTTCCGATCAGCAGATGGAAGAAATGTATCTCCGGCATACCCGGGAGGCAGAGCGGTTTTTTTCTGAGACGGGTGAGAAAAACCGGTTATGTGTTATTCGGGATACAAAGAACGCCGCCGCGATGATTTCTGATTTCCTGGGCAAGCCCGTTTTTGACATGCCCTGGATAACCGGCGGCAATAAAGGGACGGCGGAAATCCCGTCCCTGCAATACTGGAAACAATTCTGTCCGGAGAAAGCCGATCCCTGTTATTATCTGGCGAAAATTTATTATGAGCAGGGGGATTACCGCCGGGCCCGGGGGGAGTGCGAAAAGGCCATCGAACTGGATCCGTATTACCATAAACCGCGCAAGCTGCTGTCGAAGATCAATAAAAAGAAAAAATTTCTCTGGATTTTCCGGTTAAAGCGGTCAATTCTGTCGGGACATGCGGGATAG
- the waaF gene encoding lipopolysaccharide heptosyltransferase II yields the protein MKPTDKNNNPARMTILVFCPNWVGDVVMATPVFDCLRRNFPEAGIFGVIRRYAAGVVKDGPWFDGIIELEDKSTGGFIRSVKFLRSLRPDMAIVLPNSFRSSLLALLSGASKRYGYKRDLRSLLLSGGPRPVMDEKGIKPVPMADYYMAVCHHLGLAPSSSLKPQLFFSEDVRKKGDGLFDGYGIRPGEMVIGINPGAKFGASKCWPAENFARLAERVSEKWNCRILLLVGPGEDEIAASILASTRAAIIDTGPDRVDLSLLKYVISRLDLLITNDTGPRHYGVAFDIPTVVIMGPTNPDYTAANLERTVVLRKDLDCSPCHEKQCPLGHHQCMTLITPEEVLDASVRLLAQTHK from the coding sequence TTGAAACCTACCGATAAAAACAACAACCCCGCCCGGATGACGATACTCGTTTTCTGCCCGAACTGGGTCGGTGATGTGGTCATGGCGACGCCGGTCTTTGACTGTCTGCGCCGGAATTTCCCGGAGGCCGGAATTTTCGGTGTGATCCGCCGTTACGCCGCCGGTGTTGTCAAGGACGGTCCCTGGTTTGACGGGATTATTGAACTGGAAGACAAAAGCACCGGCGGCTTTATCAGAAGCGTCAAATTTCTCAGGTCCCTGCGGCCGGATATGGCCATTGTGCTGCCCAATTCTTTCCGGTCGTCCCTCCTTGCCCTTCTCTCCGGGGCCTCAAAACGATACGGGTATAAAAGAGATCTGCGCTCGCTGCTGTTAAGCGGCGGCCCCCGGCCGGTGATGGATGAAAAGGGCATCAAGCCGGTTCCCATGGCGGATTATTATATGGCCGTCTGCCATCATCTCGGGCTGGCCCCTTCCTCTTCACTGAAACCGCAACTGTTTTTTTCCGAAGACGTCAGGAAAAAAGGGGACGGTCTGTTTGACGGCTATGGCATCCGGCCGGGCGAGATGGTCATCGGGATCAATCCCGGGGCGAAATTCGGCGCCTCCAAGTGCTGGCCAGCGGAAAATTTCGCCCGGCTGGCGGAACGGGTCAGTGAAAAATGGAACTGCCGGATTCTGCTGCTGGTCGGTCCCGGCGAGGATGAAATCGCGGCCTCCATCCTGGCGTCAACCCGGGCGGCCATCATCGACACCGGTCCGGACCGGGTGGACCTGTCCCTGTTGAAATACGTCATCAGCCGGCTGGATCTTCTGATCACCAATGATACCGGCCCGAGGCATTACGGGGTGGCCTTTGACATCCCCACGGTCGTCATCATGGGGCCCACCAATCCGGATTACACCGCCGCCAACCTGGAGAGAACCGTTGTCCTGCGCAAGGACCTGGACTGTTCCCCCTGCCACGAAAAACAATGCCCCCTCGGTCATCACCAATGCATGACCCTGATCACCCCAGAAGAAGTCCTGGATGCCAGCGTCCGGCTGCTGGCGCAGACGCATAAGTAG
- a CDS encoding type II toxin-antitoxin system RelE/ParE family toxin, with amino-acid sequence MIRSFKCEYTEALSKGYPVKRFANIAKAARRKIRQLEIANRLDDLKVPPGNHLEALKGDRAGQYSIRINDKWRICFNWTNAGAENAEIVDYH; translated from the coding sequence ATGATCAGATCATTCAAATGTGAATATACTGAAGCGTTATCAAAAGGTTACCCTGTCAAAAGATTCGCGAACATTGCCAAAGCTGCCCGACGTAAAATTCGCCAGCTCGAAATCGCGAATCGGCTTGATGATTTGAAGGTGCCGCCCGGCAATCATCTCGAAGCACTCAAGGGTGATCGTGCCGGTCAATACAGTATCCGCATAAACGATAAGTGGCGAATATGCTTCAACTGGACAAATGCGGGTGCGGAAAATGCGGAAATCGTTGATTACCACTAA
- a CDS encoding glycosyltransferase family 4 protein — MKILHLLSNWKWTERSELVIDLAMAQAGLGQQVWLVCGQAPPDSEPGTDVLFHARGKGMENVAAWPEMTKHTRFTLVSRGSGRIRKMIDRVKPDVIHCHMRNAHLLAGLGRGKNSEALLIRSAYDPERLGGDLRSQWCYRHFTRGLIVVTEKVRQSAISRSFAPERVIVIQPGIDLERFSPSRDLSGRTDFGPLQGCFVAGVVSRIRPERRLDIPLGALQRLRDAYPGLRLLLVGRGRFGAVERVIEKPAAGLGIQDKVVLAGYCGGDDLVAAFRHMQVLLYPMPGTDRTCRTVREAMAAGVPVIAADMGYLPELVRDGRNGYLVQQSAEGFAAALKGLMDSPDTLEHFSRQALASARERFEWKSLAEQTLKFYERVGATP; from the coding sequence ATGAAGATCCTCCATCTGCTCAGCAACTGGAAATGGACGGAACGCTCTGAACTGGTCATTGACCTGGCCATGGCCCAGGCCGGGCTGGGCCAGCAGGTCTGGCTGGTCTGCGGCCAGGCCCCGCCGGATAGCGAACCGGGAACGGATGTGCTGTTTCACGCCCGGGGAAAAGGGATGGAGAATGTCGCCGCCTGGCCGGAAATGACCAAGCATACCCGGTTTACCCTGGTCTCCCGCGGCAGCGGCAGGATCCGGAAAATGATCGACCGGGTGAAGCCGGATGTCATTCACTGCCATATGCGCAACGCCCACCTGCTGGCCGGCCTGGGCCGCGGGAAAAACAGCGAGGCCCTGCTGATTCGAAGCGCCTATGATCCTGAACGGCTGGGCGGGGACCTCCGTTCCCAGTGGTGTTACCGCCATTTTACCCGGGGTCTTATCGTGGTCACGGAAAAGGTAAGACAGTCGGCCATATCCCGGTCGTTTGCACCGGAAAGGGTGATAGTGATCCAGCCGGGGATCGACCTGGAACGATTTTCACCGTCAAGGGACCTGTCCGGACGGACGGATTTCGGGCCCCTTCAGGGCTGCTTTGTGGCGGGCGTCGTTTCCCGGATACGGCCGGAACGCCGCCTTGACATTCCCCTGGGCGCCCTTCAGCGGTTGCGGGACGCGTATCCCGGGTTACGGCTGCTCCTGGTCGGCCGCGGCCGCTTCGGCGCGGTGGAAAGGGTGATAGAAAAACCGGCCGCCGGCCTGGGCATTCAGGATAAAGTGGTCCTGGCGGGTTATTGCGGGGGCGACGATCTGGTGGCCGCCTTCCGTCACATGCAGGTCCTGCTTTACCCCATGCCCGGAACCGACAGGACCTGCCGGACCGTCCGGGAGGCCATGGCGGCCGGAGTGCCGGTGATCGCCGCTGACATGGGCTATCTGCCGGAACTGGTCCGGGACGGCCGGAACGGGTATCTGGTGCAACAGTCGGCGGAGGGGTTTGCTGCGGCGCTGAAAGGACTGATGGATTCACCCGATACGCTGGAACATTTTTCCCGCCAGGCGCTTGCCTCGGCCCGGGAACGCTTTGAATGGAAGTCCCTGGCGGAGCAGACCCTGAAATTTTATGAAAGGGTCGGGGCCACCCCGTAA
- a CDS encoding glycosyltransferase family 9 protein, producing MKTEPSGHLNDIRDQKTDNGSAAGPQPPIRLPENPSFLIILMGSLGDVARGLVVVSQIKKKFPAASISWLVEPKCRELVTYHPLIDQVLFFNRTNWKQGGLKDIFRELRQRHFDCVLDLQRHFKSGLFSFLSGARYRIGFHPDDAKEGNWLFNNIHIPAQDKFYPKLFHYLKFTEYLECHPAYAPSQSRSLFESGALDFGFSGPGLSSLASEILSGITSPYAAVVLGSSWVSKEWPVEGYSRLIQEMITTTPWNIVMVDTKEKYPMACDLEKRVNSARLINLVGRTSILELAAVLKQAAIAVGPDCGSAHIAAAVGTPYVTIFGPTSPERTAPFGSEHLVVSANVPCAPCYKRKCPGKNMICMSAIQAEDVMRKIRQATPVHPTAGV from the coding sequence ATGAAAACAGAACCGTCAGGGCACCTAAACGACATTCGCGATCAGAAGACCGACAACGGCTCCGCGGCCGGTCCGCAACCGCCGATCCGGCTGCCGGAAAACCCGTCTTTTCTCATCATCCTCATGGGCTCCCTGGGGGACGTGGCCCGGGGGCTGGTGGTGGTGTCCCAGATCAAAAAAAAGTTCCCGGCCGCGTCCATATCCTGGCTGGTCGAACCCAAATGCCGGGAACTGGTCACCTATCACCCGCTTATCGACCAGGTTCTGTTTTTTAACCGGACAAACTGGAAACAGGGGGGATTGAAGGATATCTTCCGCGAACTCCGGCAGCGCCATTTTGATTGTGTCCTCGATCTCCAGCGCCATTTCAAAAGCGGCTTGTTTTCCTTCCTTTCCGGGGCCAGATATCGAATCGGCTTTCATCCCGACGACGCCAAGGAAGGGAACTGGCTGTTTAACAATATCCATATTCCCGCCCAGGATAAGTTTTATCCCAAGCTCTTTCATTATCTCAAATTCACGGAATACCTGGAATGTCATCCGGCCTATGCGCCGTCTCAATCCCGGTCGCTCTTTGAATCCGGGGCCCTTGATTTCGGCTTCTCCGGCCCCGGGCTTTCCTCCCTGGCGTCCGAAATCCTGTCCGGGATTACGTCCCCCTACGCGGCCGTCGTTCTCGGCTCCAGCTGGGTTTCCAAGGAATGGCCCGTTGAAGGTTATTCCCGCTTAATACAGGAGATGATAACGACAACCCCCTGGAACATCGTCATGGTGGACACCAAGGAGAAATACCCCATGGCATGTGATCTGGAGAAACGAGTCAACTCCGCCCGGCTGATCAATCTGGTGGGGCGGACCTCTATCCTGGAACTGGCCGCGGTATTGAAACAAGCCGCGATCGCGGTCGGGCCCGATTGCGGTTCCGCCCATATTGCCGCCGCCGTGGGAACGCCCTATGTGACCATCTTCGGGCCCACCTCACCGGAAAGAACCGCCCCCTTCGGCAGCGAGCATCTGGTCGTGAGCGCAAATGTCCCCTGCGCGCCCTGTTACAAACGGAAATGTCCGGGCAAAAACATGATCTGCATGAGCGCTATTCAGGCGGAAGACGTCATGCGGAAAATACGGCAGGCAACCCCAGTCCATCCTACAGCCGGAGTTTAA
- a CDS encoding glycosyltransferase, whose product MPNVSVIIPTYNRAFIVRQSIDSVLQQTYGDYEIIVVDDGSTDNTREIIESYGDKISYDYKENGGISSARNRGLEIAGGEYIAFLDSDDFWKPDKLRKQMAFFGEHPEYGMVATRCLTNTVDRHFETVSINKRRRYGKSGWVYKDLFYRNFIRTSSVVVRRECFDQLGVFDESLPRCEEIDMWLRIAKKYQIGFINDILTVYTRRPIEIRQDSIKGRKNWIRVLEKNYDPELIPRAVYNRRMARIYAHMAENLFKKGKKQEGEALLRQTLSLHPFNFRAWKNRFFLLMKG is encoded by the coding sequence ATGCCAAACGTAAGCGTCATTATACCAACCTATAATCGGGCCTTTATTGTCAGGCAGAGCATCGATTCGGTCCTGCAGCAGACCTACGGTGATTATGAGATCATTGTGGTGGATGACGGATCGACGGATAATACCCGGGAAATAATCGAGTCTTACGGCGATAAAATCAGTTACGATTATAAGGAAAACGGGGGCATTTCCAGCGCCAGAAACCGCGGGCTTGAAATCGCCGGCGGCGAGTATATCGCCTTTCTGGATTCGGATGATTTCTGGAAACCGGACAAGCTGCGAAAACAGATGGCCTTCTTCGGTGAGCATCCGGAATACGGCATGGTCGCCACCCGCTGCCTGACCAACACAGTGGACCGGCATTTTGAGACCGTTTCGATCAATAAAAGAAGGCGGTACGGGAAATCCGGGTGGGTCTACAAGGATCTTTTTTACAGGAATTTTATCCGCACCTCATCGGTGGTCGTGAGAAGAGAATGCTTCGATCAACTGGGCGTGTTCGATGAAAGCCTGCCCCGGTGCGAGGAAATCGACATGTGGCTGCGGATCGCGAAAAAATATCAGATAGGCTTTATCAACGATATTCTGACCGTTTATACCCGAAGGCCCATCGAGATCCGGCAGGACAGCATCAAGGGACGGAAGAACTGGATACGGGTGCTGGAAAAGAATTACGACCCCGAGTTGATCCCCCGGGCGGTGTACAATAGACGAATGGCCCGGATTTATGCCCATATGGCTGAAAATCTTTTTAAAAAAGGGAAAAAGCAGGAGGGGGAAGCCCTTCTCCGGCAGACCCTGTCGCTTCACCCTTTTAATTTCAGGGCCTGGAAAAACCGTTTTTTCCTTTTAATGAAGGGCTGA
- a CDS encoding ORF6N domain-containing protein, whose protein sequence is MQTGAGMKVFFERDRIALKKIRGTSCKRVPQNQHSYSRRRPPYRFPEDFMFRLSPEEKSEVVANCDHLKNTKYSSTLPYAFTEHGTIMVASVLNTSRAIEVSVYIVRAFVKMRKMISSQKGWQRKISQIERRLADHDEQIIELVNFIKQLLDTDPLPEKKRIGF, encoded by the coding sequence ATGCAAACTGGCGCCGGAATGAAAGTTTTTTTTGAACGGGATAGGATTGCGCTAAAAAAGATACGCGGGACTTCATGTAAAAGGGTACCTCAAAATCAGCACAGCTATTCCCGAAGGCGGCCGCCGTACCGATTTCCTGAAGACTTCATGTTTCGGCTTTCTCCGGAAGAAAAATCCGAGGTGGTCGCAAATTGCGACCACCTGAAGAACACGAAATATTCCAGCACACTGCCATACGCATTCACTGAACATGGGACGATCATGGTTGCCAGCGTACTGAACACATCCAGAGCGATTGAAGTTAGTGTTTATATCGTTCGTGCCTTTGTTAAAATGCGGAAGATGATTTCAAGCCAAAAGGGATGGCAACGTAAGATATCACAGATTGAGCGGCGACTTGCCGATCATGATGAACAAATCATCGAGTTGGTTAACTTTATCAAACAATTATTGGATACCGATCCACTGCCAGAAAAGAAAAGGATAGGATTCTAA